A genomic stretch from Candidatus Latescibacterota bacterium includes:
- a CDS encoding HD domain-containing protein yields the protein MFVNDPIHGFIELNELQSSLLELPELQRLQWIKQLGLSFLSYPGGAHTRACHVIGVSHVAGLMADTLDLLPEQKWMVQAAGMLHDVGHTPFSHALESLLPEDHMELTRNLITGQARYTFPRAGWIPEMLRRYGLDPEEVGDLVTGDHPDPILQHVIHGPIDADQLDYLLRDSYFTGIAHGNIDLYRILHTLKPDRGIGGLILLEKGIDAIEEMLVARDHMYSAVYAHRTGRIAETMLLRAMELAVSSIEGWYEMTDGELLARLRVAGGVSAELIDKIQYRDLYKTAFSVASRGEAQLRAALTETVGAQGRQEVEALLTERCGFGPGALLVDMPVDVLAFSEPRLKRVELSVLRKNGERVDLYELSTLARALAEKESSHTVFAVYTDPENRDRARAVTETWLGL from the coding sequence ATGTTCGTCAACGATCCCATCCACGGCTTTATCGAGCTGAACGAGCTGCAGAGCTCGCTGCTCGAGCTGCCCGAGCTGCAGCGTCTGCAGTGGATCAAGCAGCTCGGCCTGAGCTTCCTGAGCTACCCGGGCGGGGCGCACACGCGCGCCTGCCACGTGATCGGCGTCAGCCACGTGGCGGGCCTCATGGCCGACACGCTGGACCTGCTGCCCGAGCAGAAGTGGATGGTCCAGGCGGCGGGCATGCTGCACGACGTCGGCCACACGCCCTTCAGCCACGCCCTCGAGTCGCTCCTGCCCGAGGACCACATGGAGCTGACGCGGAACCTCATCACCGGACAGGCGCGCTACACCTTCCCGCGGGCGGGCTGGATCCCGGAGATGCTCCGCCGCTACGGCCTGGACCCGGAGGAGGTGGGGGACCTGGTGACGGGGGACCACCCCGATCCCATCCTCCAGCACGTGATCCACGGGCCGATCGACGCCGACCAGCTCGACTACCTGCTCCGCGACAGCTACTTCACCGGCATCGCGCACGGGAACATCGACCTCTACCGCATCCTGCACACGCTCAAGCCCGATCGGGGGATAGGCGGGCTGATCCTGCTGGAGAAGGGGATCGACGCCATCGAGGAGATGCTGGTCGCCCGCGACCACATGTACTCGGCCGTCTACGCCCACCGGACCGGGCGCATCGCCGAGACCATGCTGCTGCGCGCCATGGAGCTGGCCGTGAGCAGCATCGAGGGCTGGTACGAGATGACCGACGGCGAGCTGCTCGCCCGCCTGCGCGTCGCCGGCGGGGTGAGCGCCGAGCTCATCGACAAGATCCAGTACCGCGACCTCTACAAGACCGCCTTCAGCGTGGCCAGCCGCGGCGAGGCGCAGCTGCGCGCCGCGCTGACCGAGACCGTGGGCGCGCAGGGGCGGCAGGAGGTGGAGGCGCTGCTGACGGAGCGCTGCGGCTTCGGGCCGGGCGCGCTGCTGGTGGACATGCCGGTGGACGTCCTCGCCTTCAGCGAGCCGCGCCTCAAGCGCGTGGAGCTGTCGGTGCTGCGGAAGAACGGCGAGCGCGTGGACCTCTACGAGCTGTCCACCCTGGCGCGCGCGCTGGCGGAGAAGGAGTCCAGCCACACGGTCTTTGCCGTCTACACCGATCCCGAGAACCGCGATCGCGCGCGCGCCGTCACGGAGACCTGGCTGGGGCTGTAG
- a CDS encoding helix-turn-helix transcriptional regulator produces the protein MARQALETQTLSRSCNEALILATLVDGPRHGYEIALEIERRGAGYFRFRHGTLYPILHQLEHDGLLRGSWSEEGPRGKRKLYTLTRKGRRHVDDQRAAWHRFTEHLFAVLEGAS, from the coding sequence ATGGCCCGCCAGGCCCTCGAGACCCAGACCCTGAGCCGCAGCTGCAACGAGGCGCTGATCCTCGCCACGCTCGTGGACGGCCCCCGCCACGGCTACGAGATCGCCCTGGAGATCGAGCGGCGGGGGGCGGGCTACTTCCGCTTCCGGCACGGCACGCTCTACCCGATTCTCCACCAGCTCGAGCACGACGGCCTCCTGCGCGGCAGCTGGTCCGAGGAGGGCCCTCGCGGCAAGCGCAAGCTCTACACACTCACCCGCAAGGGCCGCCGACACGTGGACGACCAGCGCGCCGCCTGGCACCGCTTCACCGAACACCTCTTCGCCGTCCTGGAGGGGGCGTCATGA
- a CDS encoding chloride channel protein, with protein MSGSRVERVLGEFRSHDYRYTIVLALLIGVLGGLGNLGFQALIDLFRHISWGGADNFTTRFVAAPVWLKLGAPTLAGLIGGLVIYYFAPEAKGHGVPEVMKAVALKGGVLPRSTVLGKAVASAMCLATGGSVGREGPIVQIGSAMGSTVGRLLKLNTPRMRTVVACGATAGIAATFNAPIAGAFFSAEVILGDFGVGQFAPLVASAVVATLVSQITAGGNDPAFHLPENLTLNDGRELILYALLGLAAALVAVGFMKALHWAEDFFDGLPIWPPLRVTLGGLGVGLVGMVAPEVLGNGYGSITAVMHGELLLGTMGLLLLVKVLATSTTLGSGNSGGIFAPSLFMGVMMGGFLGRIFHAWFPAWTAAPGAYALVGMGAVVGAAIHAPITAIIMIFEMTRDYALILPLMLSVVIATLFSQKLQRHSIYTFKLARQGIDLLRGKDFNVLRRLKVGDVMDRRYDAIDQCTPLMDVLGHLAASSHHESLVLDGEGRLTGILTVDEVKRALPQIQQLGTVLIAQDMALDSPPTLRSDDDLDFAMRTFGKQNIEEIPVMDPEDPSRPIGLLVRHDVIKAYNRAVLEDNLAESASSRIQASMGGRRVTETLGGYVLEEIEAPVSMRGRSLGELDFRGQTRCQVLLLRRKGGDGDGAFELPARDTVLGEGDNLLVFGKSGDVQRVRNL; from the coding sequence ATGTCGGGTTCGCGCGTCGAAAGAGTGCTCGGGGAGTTCCGTTCCCACGACTACCGGTACACCATCGTGCTGGCGCTTCTGATCGGCGTGCTGGGCGGCCTCGGCAATCTGGGCTTTCAGGCGCTCATCGACCTCTTCCGCCACATCTCCTGGGGCGGCGCCGACAACTTCACGACGCGCTTCGTGGCGGCGCCCGTCTGGCTGAAGCTCGGCGCGCCGACCCTGGCGGGCCTGATCGGCGGTCTCGTCATCTATTACTTCGCGCCGGAGGCCAAGGGGCACGGCGTGCCCGAGGTGATGAAGGCCGTGGCGCTCAAGGGCGGCGTGCTGCCGCGCAGCACCGTGCTGGGCAAGGCCGTGGCGAGCGCCATGTGCCTGGCGACGGGCGGCAGCGTCGGGCGAGAGGGTCCCATCGTGCAGATCGGCAGCGCGATGGGCTCGACCGTGGGGCGGCTGCTCAAGCTGAACACCCCGCGGATGCGCACGGTGGTGGCCTGCGGCGCGACGGCGGGCATCGCCGCCACCTTCAACGCCCCCATCGCTGGCGCGTTCTTCAGCGCGGAGGTCATCCTCGGCGACTTCGGCGTGGGCCAGTTCGCGCCCCTGGTGGCGTCGGCCGTGGTGGCGACGCTGGTCAGCCAGATCACCGCCGGCGGCAACGACCCGGCCTTCCACCTGCCGGAGAACCTGACGCTCAACGACGGCCGCGAGCTCATCCTCTACGCCCTGCTCGGCCTGGCGGCGGCCCTGGTCGCCGTGGGCTTCATGAAGGCGCTGCACTGGGCCGAGGACTTCTTCGACGGCCTGCCCATCTGGCCCCCGCTGCGGGTGACGCTGGGTGGGCTGGGCGTCGGCCTGGTGGGCATGGTCGCGCCCGAGGTGCTGGGCAACGGCTACGGATCGATCACCGCGGTCATGCACGGGGAGCTGCTGCTGGGCACCATGGGCCTGCTGCTGCTGGTGAAGGTCCTCGCCACCAGCACGACCCTGGGCTCGGGCAACTCGGGCGGCATCTTCGCGCCCAGCCTCTTCATGGGCGTCATGATGGGCGGCTTCCTCGGCCGCATCTTCCACGCCTGGTTCCCGGCCTGGACCGCCGCCCCGGGCGCCTACGCGCTGGTGGGCATGGGCGCGGTGGTGGGCGCGGCGATCCACGCGCCGATCACGGCCATCATCATGATCTTCGAGATGACCCGCGACTACGCGCTGATCCTGCCGCTCATGCTCTCGGTGGTGATCGCGACGCTCTTCAGCCAGAAGCTCCAGCGCCACTCCATCTACACCTTCAAGCTGGCGCGGCAGGGCATCGACCTGCTGCGGGGCAAGGACTTCAACGTCCTGCGCCGGCTCAAGGTCGGCGACGTGATGGACCGCCGCTACGACGCCATCGACCAGTGCACGCCGCTGATGGACGTCCTCGGCCACCTCGCCGCCAGCTCCCACCACGAGAGCCTGGTGCTCGACGGCGAAGGCCGCCTCACGGGCATCCTCACCGTGGACGAGGTGAAGCGCGCGCTGCCGCAGATCCAGCAGCTGGGCACCGTGCTCATCGCCCAGGACATGGCCCTGGACAGCCCGCCCACCCTGCGCAGCGACGACGACCTCGACTTCGCCATGCGCACCTTCGGCAAGCAGAACATCGAGGAGATCCCGGTGATGGACCCCGAGGATCCCAGCCGCCCCATCGGGCTCCTCGTGCGGCACGACGTGATCAAGGCCTACAACCGCGCCGTGCTCGAGGACAACCTCGCCGAGAGCGCGTCCAGCCGCATCCAGGCCTCCATGGGCGGGCGGCGCGTCACCGAGACCCTGGGCGGCTACGTCCTCGAGGAGATCGAGGCGCCGGTGTCCATGCGCGGTCGCAGCCTGGGCGAGCTGGACTTCCGCGGTCAGACCCGCTGCCAGGTCCTGCTCCTGCGCCGCAAGGGCGGCGACGGCGACGGCGCCTTCGAGTTGCCGGCCCGGGACACGGTGCTGGGCGAGGGGGACAACCTGCTGGTCTTCGGCAAGAGCGGGGACGTCCAGCGGGTCCGCAATCTCTGA
- a CDS encoding helix-turn-helix transcriptional regulator translates to MAPTPRPESALQELAAYFRLLAEPARLKILDVLAEGELSVLEIVAATGLGQSHVSRQLGRMAAEGLLTRRKDGTRVFYALADPQLPTLLTAAERALKAHLRGRLGGLEP, encoded by the coding sequence ATGGCCCCAACCCCACGCCCCGAGTCCGCGCTCCAGGAGCTGGCGGCGTACTTCCGTCTGCTCGCCGAGCCCGCGCGGCTGAAGATCCTCGACGTCCTCGCCGAGGGCGAACTCAGCGTGCTCGAGATCGTCGCGGCGACGGGGCTGGGGCAGTCTCACGTGTCCCGTCAACTCGGCCGCATGGCCGCCGAGGGCCTGCTCACCCGTCGCAAGGACGGCACCCGGGTCTTCTACGCGCTCGCCGATCCCCAGCTGCCGACGCTGCTCACCGCCGCCGAACGCGCTCTGAAGGCGCACCTGCGCGGCCGGCTGGGCGGGCTCGAGCCGTGA
- a CDS encoding phosphocholine cytidylyltransferase family protein, which yields MARNGRERNVKVVILAAGMGSRMGGGELPKPLIPLVNGRSIMEQQLRVLAPLVSVHDVYAVVGYKKDLIMERHPELGFVYNPNFSTENTAGSLLRALRKLDDDVLWLNGDVVLAPGIAEAVCGAGSSAMAVQRKAVGDEEVKFTSDADGRILALGKRLPGGDGEGEAVGVNFCRRRDLPLFVAGLERCGDTDYFERGLELAVQGGLELMAVDVDPAACIEVDFPADLDQANAMLEDWDR from the coding sequence ATGGCGCGCAACGGAAGGGAGCGCAACGTGAAGGTCGTCATACTCGCGGCGGGCATGGGCTCGCGCATGGGGGGCGGCGAACTGCCCAAGCCCCTCATCCCCCTGGTCAACGGCCGCAGCATCATGGAGCAGCAGCTCCGGGTGCTGGCGCCGCTGGTCAGCGTGCACGACGTCTACGCCGTGGTGGGCTACAAGAAGGACCTCATCATGGAGCGCCACCCGGAGCTGGGCTTCGTCTACAACCCGAACTTTTCCACCGAGAACACTGCCGGCAGCCTGCTGCGCGCGCTGCGCAAGCTGGACGACGACGTCCTCTGGCTCAACGGCGACGTCGTGCTCGCGCCCGGCATCGCCGAGGCGGTCTGCGGCGCGGGCTCGAGCGCGATGGCCGTGCAGCGCAAGGCCGTGGGCGACGAGGAAGTGAAGTTCACGAGCGACGCCGACGGCCGCATTCTCGCCCTGGGCAAGCGCCTTCCTGGTGGGGACGGCGAGGGCGAGGCCGTGGGCGTGAACTTCTGCCGCCGGCGCGACCTGCCGCTCTTCGTCGCCGGGCTGGAGCGCTGTGGCGACACGGACTACTTCGAGCGCGGCCTCGAGCTGGCCGTACAGGGTGGTCTCGAGCTGATGGCGGTGGACGTCGATCCGGCCGCCTGCATCGAAGTGGACTTCCCCGCCGACCTGGATCAGGCCAACGCCATGCTGGAGGACTGGGATCGCTGA
- a CDS encoding MotA/TolQ/ExbB proton channel family protein, with protein sequence MREFLLACGVYLWPLLLLTALVLVQVIRAARRLGTGESGPSAAGLINTILFWGAVAAVLGVLGQCTGIYNAMQVIRAAKAVSPALLAAGFAESFTTTLFGMTLLLLAGLAWLVLRAWHGRLLAASAAH encoded by the coding sequence ATGAGAGAATTCCTGCTGGCCTGCGGGGTCTACCTGTGGCCGCTGCTGCTGCTGACTGCGCTCGTCTTGGTGCAGGTGATCCGTGCCGCGCGGCGGCTCGGCACCGGCGAGAGCGGGCCGTCCGCGGCGGGGCTCATCAACACGATCCTCTTCTGGGGCGCCGTGGCCGCGGTGCTGGGCGTGCTCGGTCAGTGCACGGGCATCTACAACGCGATGCAGGTGATCCGCGCGGCGAAGGCGGTGTCGCCGGCGCTCCTGGCGGCGGGCTTCGCGGAGTCCTTCACGACGACGCTTTTCGGCATGACCCTGCTGCTGCTGGCGGGGCTAGCCTGGCTCGTCCTGCGCGCGTGGCACGGCCGCCTGCTGGCGGCGAGCGCGGCGCACTGA
- a CDS encoding aspartate-semialdehyde dehydrogenase: MKQYTFGVVGALGNVGTEMRNILETSELPIGKLVLMDIPANAGKTVTWRGQPLTVVAAEPDAFAGVDIALFSAGEAAAKALAPEAVKRGCICIDNSTAFRMDPEHPLVIPEVNPRALDAHRGIVANPNCSTIQMLVALKPLHAAYGIRRVVVSTYQAVSGTGQAAVEELHNQVRAFAAGEPAPVAVYPHQIAFNALPHIDSFTENGYTKEEMKMINETAKILDPAIKVTATTVRMPVVNGHSESLNVEFAKPYELSELRSLLERAPGVVVEDDPAANVYPLALRASGKDPVYVGRLRRDFSVENGLNFWCVSDNLRKGAALNTVQIAGELIARDLVRIP; this comes from the coding sequence ATGAAGCAGTACACCTTTGGCGTCGTGGGAGCCCTGGGCAACGTGGGCACCGAGATGCGGAACATCCTGGAGACCAGCGAGCTGCCCATCGGCAAGCTCGTGCTGATGGACATCCCCGCCAACGCGGGCAAGACGGTCACCTGGCGCGGCCAGCCGCTGACCGTGGTCGCCGCGGAGCCGGACGCCTTCGCCGGCGTGGACATCGCCCTCTTCAGCGCGGGCGAGGCGGCGGCCAAGGCGCTGGCGCCCGAGGCCGTGAAGCGTGGCTGCATCTGCATCGACAACAGCACCGCCTTCCGCATGGACCCGGAGCACCCGCTGGTCATCCCCGAGGTGAACCCCCGGGCGCTCGACGCCCACCGCGGCATCGTAGCCAACCCGAACTGCTCCACCATCCAGATGCTCGTGGCGCTCAAGCCGCTGCACGCGGCCTACGGCATCCGCCGCGTCGTGGTGAGCACCTACCAGGCGGTGAGCGGCACGGGGCAGGCGGCCGTCGAGGAGCTGCACAACCAGGTGCGCGCCTTCGCGGCGGGCGAGCCGGCGCCGGTGGCCGTCTACCCGCACCAGATCGCGTTCAACGCCCTGCCCCACATCGACTCCTTCACCGAGAACGGGTACACGAAGGAGGAGATGAAGATGATCAACGAGACCGCGAAGATCCTCGACCCGGCGATCAAGGTGACGGCCACCACCGTCCGCATGCCGGTGGTCAACGGGCACAGCGAGAGCCTCAACGTGGAGTTCGCAAAGCCCTACGAGCTGTCGGAGCTGCGCAGCCTCCTGGAAAGGGCGCCGGGGGTGGTCGTGGAGGACGACCCCGCGGCCAACGTCTACCCGCTCGCCCTGCGCGCCAGCGGCAAGGACCCCGTCTACGTGGGGCGCCTGCGCCGGGACTTCAGCGTGGAGAACGGCCTGAACTTCTGGTGCGTCTCGGACAACCTCCGCAAGGGGGCGGCGCTGAACACCGTCCAGATCGCCGGCGAGCTGATCGCCCGCGACCTGGTGCGGATCCCCTAG
- a CDS encoding homoserine dehydrogenase yields the protein MQRIAMIGFGNVGQGLAEILLRKKAELKRQQGYSFAVVAVSDVKLGSVYHPDGLNLQRLLAALREKGSLEAYRGAGVVKGWDALRTIKESNADTVVELAWTDLATGQPAIKHCEAALKAGKHVVTSNKGPAALAYPKLSRLAARHGAQLRIEGTVMSGTPVLNLGLQDLAGNRFEAVEGILNGTTNYILSEMEAGADYAAALAKAQSLGYAEADPTGDVEGIDAAGKVAILANLLMGGALTPADVKRKGITKITAADVAKAKADGKRWKLIGSVKRSASGGLDARVQPVALPLSDPLAAVMGPTNAVSFTTDLLGKVTMVGPGAGRVETGFAILSDLLAIDRSRA from the coding sequence ATGCAGAGAATCGCCATGATCGGTTTCGGCAACGTGGGCCAGGGCCTGGCCGAGATCCTGCTGCGCAAGAAGGCCGAGCTGAAGCGGCAGCAGGGCTACAGCTTCGCGGTGGTGGCGGTGAGCGACGTCAAGCTGGGCTCGGTCTACCACCCGGACGGCCTGAACCTGCAGCGCCTGCTCGCGGCCCTGCGCGAGAAGGGCAGCCTCGAGGCCTACCGCGGCGCCGGTGTCGTCAAGGGCTGGGACGCGCTGCGCACCATCAAGGAGAGCAACGCCGACACCGTGGTGGAGCTGGCCTGGACCGACCTCGCCACCGGCCAGCCGGCCATCAAGCACTGCGAGGCGGCGCTGAAGGCCGGCAAGCACGTGGTGACGAGCAACAAGGGCCCGGCGGCGCTCGCCTACCCGAAGCTCTCCCGTCTCGCGGCGCGCCACGGGGCGCAGCTGCGCATCGAGGGCACGGTGATGAGCGGCACGCCCGTGCTCAACCTGGGCCTGCAGGACCTGGCCGGCAACCGCTTCGAGGCGGTGGAGGGCATCCTGAACGGCACCACCAACTACATCCTCAGCGAGATGGAAGCGGGCGCCGACTACGCCGCCGCGCTGGCCAAGGCGCAGTCGCTGGGCTACGCCGAGGCCGATCCCACGGGCGACGTGGAGGGCATCGACGCCGCGGGCAAGGTGGCCATCCTGGCCAACCTGCTCATGGGTGGCGCGCTCACCCCGGCGGACGTGAAGCGCAAGGGCATCACCAAGATCACCGCCGCCGACGTGGCCAAGGCCAAGGCCGACGGCAAGCGCTGGAAGCTGATCGGCAGCGTGAAGCGCAGCGCGAGCGGCGGCCTCGACGCCCGCGTGCAGCCCGTGGCCCTGCCGCTGAGCGATCCCCTGGCCGCGGTGATGGGCCCCACCAACGCCGTCTCCTTCACCACCGACCTGCTGGGCAAGGTCACCATGGTCGGCCCGGGCGCCGGCCGCGTGGAGACCGGATTCGCCATCCTGAGCGACCTGCTCGCCATCGATCGGAGCCGCGCATGA
- the glnA gene encoding type I glutamate--ammonia ligase: protein MPATAVERVLARVKKEGIEVIDLKFVNLYGGWHHISVPLSQVGPELFSAGIAFDGSSVPGFKRLEAGDMVLLPDPDTATRDPFWDRPTLSMIAQPAEADTRAPFARDPRAILGKAEALMKSTGVATASLWSPEFEFYIFDAVTYMNDINTASYRIDSAEADWNSGIGPDNNLGHKIPRQGGYHAIPPLDQLYNLRAEMVARIEEAGVPVRYHHHEVGGPGQSEIEILEQPIRQAADTTLRVKYLIKMVAARHHKTVTFMPKPLYNEAGSGMHFHQRLLGGKRNLFWDPKGYAGLSALALHYIGGLLAHAPALLAFTNPSTNSYKRLVPGFEAPVRTIFGLANRSASVRIPKYADTAATKRIEFRPPDATCNPYLAMAAQLLAGLDGIRRKLDPTAMGFGPYDVNVFSLPAAEREKIGSLPTSLREAMVALRADHEFLLAGDVFSRELIDTWIETKIENEYNEVRNRPHPYEISLYFDA, encoded by the coding sequence ATGCCCGCCACAGCCGTGGAGCGCGTCCTCGCGCGGGTGAAGAAGGAAGGGATCGAGGTCATCGACCTCAAGTTCGTGAACCTCTACGGGGGCTGGCACCACATCAGCGTGCCGCTGAGCCAGGTGGGGCCGGAGCTCTTCAGCGCGGGCATCGCCTTCGACGGCTCCAGCGTCCCCGGCTTCAAGCGCCTCGAGGCGGGGGACATGGTGCTCCTGCCCGACCCGGACACCGCCACGCGCGATCCCTTCTGGGACCGCCCCACGCTCTCCATGATCGCCCAGCCGGCCGAGGCCGACACGCGCGCGCCCTTCGCGCGCGACCCGCGGGCGATCCTCGGCAAGGCCGAGGCCTTGATGAAGAGCACGGGGGTGGCGACGGCGAGCCTCTGGTCGCCGGAGTTCGAGTTCTACATCTTCGACGCCGTCACCTACATGAACGACATCAACACGGCGAGCTACCGCATCGACAGCGCCGAGGCGGACTGGAACAGCGGCATCGGCCCCGACAACAACCTGGGCCACAAGATCCCCCGGCAGGGCGGCTACCATGCGATCCCGCCGCTGGACCAGCTCTACAACCTGCGCGCCGAGATGGTGGCGCGCATCGAGGAGGCGGGGGTTCCCGTCCGCTACCACCACCACGAGGTGGGCGGCCCGGGCCAGAGCGAGATCGAGATCCTCGAGCAGCCCATCCGCCAGGCGGCGGACACCACGCTGCGCGTGAAGTACCTGATCAAGATGGTGGCGGCGCGGCACCACAAGACCGTCACCTTCATGCCCAAGCCGCTCTACAACGAGGCGGGCAGCGGCATGCACTTCCACCAGCGGCTTCTGGGGGGCAAGCGCAACCTGTTCTGGGACCCCAAGGGCTACGCCGGGCTGAGCGCGCTGGCGCTGCACTACATCGGCGGGCTGCTGGCCCACGCGCCGGCGCTGCTCGCCTTCACGAACCCCAGCACCAACAGCTACAAGCGCCTGGTGCCCGGCTTCGAGGCGCCGGTGCGGACGATCTTCGGCCTCGCGAACCGCAGCGCGTCGGTGCGCATCCCCAAGTACGCGGACACGGCGGCCACCAAGCGCATCGAGTTCCGCCCGCCCGACGCGACCTGCAACCCCTACCTCGCCATGGCGGCGCAGCTGCTCGCGGGCCTCGACGGCATCCGCCGCAAGCTCGATCCCACGGCCATGGGCTTCGGGCCCTACGACGTGAACGTCTTCTCCCTGCCCGCCGCCGAGCGCGAGAAGATCGGCAGCCTGCCCACCAGCCTGCGCGAGGCGATGGTGGCGCTGAGGGCCGACCACGAGTTCCTGCTGGCCGGGGACGTCTTCAGCCGCGAGCTCATCGACACCTGGATCGAGACCAAGATCGAGAACGAGTACAACGAGGTGCGCAACCGGCCGCATCCCTACGAGATTTCGCTATACTTCGACGCCTAG
- a CDS encoding Lrp/AsnC family transcriptional regulator has protein sequence METVRIDATDRRILEILQGEGRLPNARIAERVGLSPPSVLERIRKLEEKGVIRGYTALVDGRRLGLRTEVYVAVALSFHRQECIDEFREAILSTPQVLECHHLTGEDDFLLRVVVPEIEDYEDFLLHTLTRIECVSKVKSAFVLSTLKREARLPLPESP, from the coding sequence ATGGAGACGGTCCGCATCGACGCCACCGACCGCAGGATCCTGGAGATCCTGCAAGGTGAGGGCAGGCTGCCCAACGCCCGCATCGCGGAGCGCGTGGGACTGAGCCCGCCCAGCGTGCTCGAACGCATCCGCAAGCTGGAGGAGAAGGGCGTCATCCGCGGCTACACGGCGCTGGTGGACGGCCGCCGGCTGGGCCTGCGCACGGAGGTCTACGTGGCCGTGGCGCTGAGCTTCCACCGGCAGGAGTGCATCGACGAGTTCCGCGAGGCGATCCTGAGCACCCCCCAGGTGCTCGAGTGCCATCACCTCACCGGCGAGGACGACTTCCTGCTCCGCGTGGTGGTCCCCGAGATCGAGGACTACGAGGACTTTCTCCTGCACACGCTCACGCGCATCGAGTGCGTGAGCAAGGTGAAGAGCGCCTTCGTGCTCTCCACCCTCAAGCGCGAGGCCCGGCTGCCCCTGCCGGAAAGCCCCTAG
- a CDS encoding aspartate kinase has product MAGTRLLKFGGTSVRDDAARRAAVAKVRARAAAGHRVAVVVSAMGRAGEPYATDTLIGLLTALGEPVAPRELDLAMSAGELLSAALFAHLLSREGLPAEAFTGQQAGVLTDGHAGAAEILDVRPARIEACLAAGRVAVVAGFQGADASGEIRTLGRGGSDTSAVALGAALGADEVEIFTDVPGVATCDPRRVPEARFLAELAAPVMLAMAEEGSKVLHPRAVRASQPTSTALRVLSTFDDTPGTLVHHRPLAGDARPVALAHSEAASTVSLIHGGPLAAPVALALPGAEALTSTAGPVGVQRWRVPEGALDAALRVLHRELALPSG; this is encoded by the coding sequence ATGGCCGGGACGCGGCTGCTCAAGTTCGGCGGCACCAGCGTGCGGGACGACGCCGCCCGCCGCGCCGCCGTCGCCAAGGTGCGCGCCCGCGCGGCGGCCGGCCACCGCGTCGCCGTGGTGGTGAGCGCCATGGGCCGCGCCGGCGAGCCCTACGCCACCGACACGCTGATCGGCCTGCTGACGGCCCTCGGCGAGCCCGTCGCCCCCCGCGAACTGGACCTGGCCATGAGCGCGGGCGAGCTGCTGTCGGCCGCGCTCTTCGCCCACCTCCTCAGCCGTGAGGGACTCCCCGCCGAGGCCTTCACCGGCCAGCAGGCGGGCGTGCTCACCGACGGCCACGCCGGCGCGGCGGAGATCCTCGACGTGCGGCCGGCGCGCATCGAGGCCTGCCTCGCGGCGGGGCGCGTGGCGGTGGTGGCCGGCTTCCAGGGCGCGGACGCGTCGGGCGAGATCCGCACCCTCGGCCGCGGGGGCAGCGACACCAGCGCCGTGGCCCTGGGCGCGGCGCTGGGCGCCGACGAGGTGGAGATCTTCACCGACGTCCCCGGCGTCGCCACCTGCGACCCGCGCCGCGTCCCCGAGGCGCGCTTCCTCGCGGAGCTCGCCGCGCCGGTGATGCTGGCCATGGCCGAGGAGGGCAGCAAGGTCCTCCACCCGCGGGCCGTGCGGGCGAGCCAGCCCACGTCCACCGCGCTGCGGGTGCTGAGCACCTTCGACGACACGCCCGGCACCCTCGTCCACCACCGGCCGCTGGCGGGCGACGCACGTCCCGTGGCCCTGGCCCACAGCGAGGCGGCGTCCACGGTGTCGCTGATCCACGGCGGTCCGCTTGCCGCGCCCGTCGCGCTCGCGCTGCCCGGCGCCGAGGCGCTGACGTCGACCGCGGGGCCGGTGGGGGTCCAGCGCTGGCGGGTCCCCGAGGGCGCGCTGGACGCGGCCCTCCGGGTCCTCCACCGGGAGCTGGCTCTGCCCTCCGGCTAG